The Ignavibacteriales bacterium genome contains a region encoding:
- a CDS encoding twin-arginine translocase TatA/TatE family subunit yields the protein MFENIGGGELFLIVLVFVILFGAKKIPELAQGLGKGIREFKKALNDVQEEIKITNTIESKDEKK from the coding sequence ATGTTTGAAAACATTGGCGGAGGAGAATTATTTTTAATTGTTCTTGTTTTTGTGATTTTATTTGGCGCAAAGAAAATTCCTGAACTTGCTCAAGGCTTAGGTAAAGGAATACGCGAATTCAAAAAAGCATTAAACGATGTTCAAGAAGAAATTAAGATTACTAATACAATCGAATCGAAAGACGAGAAGAAATAA
- a CDS encoding DUF1003 domain-containing protein, whose translation MNTKNANYIYKSLLKQSEKFAIWITTKVGTIGFFAIIFFWTVLWLTYNTLAPTSARFDPFPAFVFWLFISNMIQIFLMPLIMVGQNLQSKHSEIRAETDFEVNVKAEKEIEEIKQELKEIKDLLHKIAADK comes from the coding sequence ATGAATACTAAGAATGCAAATTATATTTATAAATCCTTATTGAAGCAATCAGAAAAATTTGCTATTTGGATTACGACTAAAGTTGGAACGATTGGTTTTTTTGCAATAATATTTTTTTGGACGGTATTATGGCTGACCTATAATACGCTTGCCCCTACATCAGCTCGTTTTGATCCTTTTCCCGCTTTTGTTTTTTGGTTGTTCATTTCTAATATGATACAAATATTTTTAATGCCTTTAATTATGGTAGGACAAAATTTGCAATCCAAACACTCTGAAATCCGTGCTGAGACAGATTTTGAAGTTAACGTGAAGGCTGAGAAGGAAATTGAAGAGATAAAACAAGAACTCAAAGAAATAAAAGATTTACTGCACAAGATAGCTGCGGATAAATAA